Proteins from one Natrinema salinisoli genomic window:
- a CDS encoding AsnC family transcriptional regulator, whose amino-acid sequence MRDLDETDMEILRLLGDDARRPYSEIAEAVGLSGPAVSDRVERLEEAGIIERFTVDVDQSQLRAGVPVFVRATVPTGAIDDCKTTVAEADAVEHVFVTADGDVWFYARAQVQRVHEWLEGLLPDADDIDYDVTLVDDAEWTPSLEGTAFALTCAECGNTVDDEGESARIDGEVYHFCCPSCQSRFEGRYDRLEEGV is encoded by the coding sequence ATGCGCGACCTCGACGAAACCGACATGGAGATCCTGCGATTGCTGGGCGACGACGCGCGACGACCGTACAGCGAGATCGCCGAGGCGGTCGGCCTCTCCGGGCCGGCGGTCTCCGACCGCGTCGAGCGCCTCGAGGAGGCCGGAATCATCGAACGCTTCACCGTCGACGTCGATCAGTCACAGCTCCGGGCCGGCGTTCCGGTATTCGTGCGGGCGACCGTTCCCACGGGCGCTATTGACGACTGTAAAACAACGGTCGCGGAGGCCGACGCGGTCGAACACGTCTTCGTCACCGCCGATGGCGACGTCTGGTTTTACGCTCGCGCGCAGGTCCAGCGGGTCCACGAGTGGCTCGAGGGACTGCTCCCCGACGCGGACGACATCGACTACGACGTGACGCTGGTCGACGACGCGGAGTGGACGCCCTCGCTCGAGGGCACGGCGTTCGCGCTCACCTGCGCGGAGTGTGGCAACACCGTCGACGACGAGGGGGAATCGGCCCGCATCGACGGCGAGGTGTACCACTTCTGTTGTCCGTCCTGTCAGAGTCGCTTCGAGGGCCGATACGATCGACTCGAGGAAGGCGTCTGA
- a CDS encoding CopZ family metallochaperone: protein MSQTITVEGMSCEHCEQTVEEALEGVAGVESADVDREAERATVDGDVDTQTLVTAVDDAGYDASA, encoded by the coding sequence ATGAGTCAGACCATTACAGTCGAAGGAATGTCCTGTGAACACTGCGAGCAGACCGTCGAGGAGGCACTCGAGGGCGTCGCTGGCGTCGAGTCGGCCGACGTCGATCGCGAGGCGGAACGAGCCACCGTCGACGGAGACGTGGACACGCAGACGCTCGTTACCGCGGTCGACGACGCCGGCTACGACGCAAGCGCGTGA
- a CDS encoding permease has translation MEGTLIEGVLESLRIGVGFLWTAAWAIIMGLAITSLVQVYVSKERMARVLGENDVSSLAKATAFGAASSGCSFGAVAIGKGLFAKGAHAVNFLAFMFASTNLIVELGLMILILLGWEFLVAELLGGLVLIAIMAVIVRVTLPETLFEEVRTELERQDRDRGDMTDPTCGMEGTDEHAIVTDGGETLKFCSEGCLETYRQQTASSGEWHDELRSWGGWYKLGNQYRKEWSMIWTDVVAGFLISGFVIVFVPQWVWNALFLEGDGLLVTAENAVMGVAIAVISFVGSMGNVPFAVALWGGGVSFAGVIAFVYADLITIPVLNVYRKYYGWSVMLYILGVFFVTMAFTGFLMELLFDALGIVPNLAGGETATERQYFEVNYTFYLNLVAFALSGFLLYVYRRGLGAPGQYRDPVCGMRTDDDGPTATHDGETYHFCSSTCKRTFEDAPDDFAEHPPRISDADSSHDHH, from the coding sequence ATGGAGGGGACACTCATCGAGGGGGTGCTCGAGTCGCTCCGAATCGGCGTCGGGTTCCTCTGGACAGCAGCGTGGGCGATCATCATGGGGCTCGCCATCACGAGTCTCGTTCAGGTGTACGTCTCGAAGGAGCGAATGGCCAGGGTTCTGGGTGAGAACGACGTCTCGAGTCTCGCGAAGGCGACGGCGTTCGGCGCGGCGAGCAGCGGCTGTAGCTTCGGGGCCGTCGCCATCGGCAAGGGACTGTTCGCGAAGGGCGCGCACGCGGTGAATTTCCTCGCGTTCATGTTCGCTTCGACGAACCTCATCGTCGAACTCGGACTGATGATCCTGATACTGCTGGGCTGGGAGTTCCTCGTCGCGGAACTCCTCGGCGGGCTCGTCCTCATCGCGATCATGGCCGTCATCGTCCGCGTGACGCTCCCGGAGACGCTGTTCGAGGAGGTTCGCACGGAACTCGAGCGTCAGGATCGCGACCGCGGCGATATGACGGACCCGACCTGCGGCATGGAGGGGACGGACGAGCACGCCATCGTGACTGACGGCGGCGAGACGCTGAAATTCTGCTCGGAGGGCTGTCTGGAGACCTACCGGCAGCAGACGGCGAGCAGCGGCGAGTGGCACGACGAACTCCGCTCCTGGGGCGGCTGGTACAAACTCGGCAACCAGTACCGCAAGGAGTGGTCGATGATCTGGACGGACGTCGTCGCGGGGTTTCTCATCTCGGGATTCGTCATCGTCTTCGTCCCGCAGTGGGTCTGGAACGCGCTGTTCCTCGAGGGCGATGGCCTGCTCGTGACCGCCGAGAATGCGGTCATGGGCGTCGCGATCGCCGTCATCAGCTTCGTCGGAAGCATGGGAAACGTCCCCTTCGCGGTCGCCCTCTGGGGTGGTGGGGTCAGCTTCGCCGGCGTCATCGCGTTCGTCTACGCCGATCTCATCACGATTCCGGTGTTGAACGTCTACCGGAAGTACTACGGCTGGTCGGTCATGCTGTACATCCTCGGCGTCTTCTTCGTGACGATGGCGTTCACCGGCTTTCTCATGGAACTGCTGTTCGACGCGCTCGGAATCGTCCCGAACCTGGCCGGCGGCGAGACGGCGACCGAGCGGCAGTACTTCGAGGTGAACTATACCTTCTACCTCAACCTCGTCGCGTTCGCTCTCTCCGGGTTCCTCCTGTACGTGTACCGTCGCGGCCTCGGTGCCCCCGGCCAGTACCGTGATCCGGTCTGTGGGATGCGGACCGATGACGACGGCCCGACGGCGACGCACGATGGCGAGACCTATCACTTCTGCTCGAGCACCTGCAAGCGGACGTTCGAGGACGCGCCGGACGACTTCGCGGAGCACCCGCCACGAATTTCGGACGCTGACTCGTCGCACGACCATCACTGA
- a CDS encoding SHOCT domain-containing protein, with translation MATDTRDTRLVTIVLVTLGALVVLPMLFMGFGLMGFGPMMGGMWGHGAWDGGTVPGWMPLVAVLMQLLFVALIVGAGYLLYRAMTGSDDADRALEELRLAYARGELDDDEYEQRRNTLERDR, from the coding sequence ATGGCAACGGACACACGCGATACGCGACTCGTCACGATCGTCCTCGTTACCCTCGGCGCCCTCGTGGTTCTGCCGATGCTCTTCATGGGCTTTGGACTGATGGGGTTCGGCCCGATGATGGGCGGAATGTGGGGGCACGGAGCGTGGGATGGCGGAACGGTCCCCGGCTGGATGCCCCTCGTGGCCGTCCTGATGCAGCTCCTGTTCGTCGCTCTCATTGTCGGGGCCGGATACCTCCTCTATCGAGCGATGACCGGATCGGACGACGCCGATCGAGCGCTCGAGGAGCTTCGCCTCGCGTACGCCCGCGGCGAGTTGGACGACGATGAGTACGAACAGCGGCGAAACACGCTCGAGCGGGACAGGTGA
- a CDS encoding ABC transporter permease subunit produces the protein MTATWTDVARKDFEDAVRSRLLWGLIFVFVAFLVMSLLSAEQLFPEPVTVDAAMALSGVAMLAQLFVPGIALVAGYMAVVGERRSGSLRVLLSYPFSRGDVVVGKLAGRLLVTGTALTIGFAVASVLVLGLYGVPDAVTFVGFVATGVLLGLTFTALAVGGSAAASTQGRARTLTIGSFVGMVFFWKPVVVGIYYAVTGSLPGIRVEPWYVLLKRLNPLEAYRVLAGAVLDQRVDGVPEFPLEDVPASAPPETLELSNRLAGDVPFYLADWFSVLVLLAWGLVPVVVGYWRFEDADLG, from the coding sequence ATGACGGCCACCTGGACGGACGTCGCGCGGAAGGACTTCGAGGACGCCGTCCGCTCGCGGCTCCTGTGGGGGCTCATCTTCGTGTTCGTCGCCTTTCTGGTGATGTCACTGCTCTCGGCCGAGCAGCTCTTTCCGGAGCCCGTGACCGTCGACGCTGCGATGGCGCTTTCGGGCGTCGCGATGCTCGCGCAGCTGTTCGTCCCGGGCATCGCACTGGTCGCCGGCTACATGGCCGTGGTCGGCGAGCGGCGATCCGGGAGCCTGCGAGTGTTACTGAGCTATCCGTTTTCCAGGGGTGACGTCGTGGTCGGAAAGCTCGCTGGTCGACTGCTCGTCACCGGCACGGCGCTGACTATCGGGTTCGCCGTGGCCAGCGTGCTCGTCCTCGGACTGTACGGCGTCCCTGACGCGGTGACGTTCGTCGGGTTCGTGGCGACCGGCGTTCTGCTCGGATTGACGTTCACGGCCCTCGCGGTCGGCGGATCGGCCGCCGCGTCGACCCAAGGACGGGCGCGGACCCTCACTATCGGATCGTTCGTGGGGATGGTGTTCTTCTGGAAGCCGGTCGTCGTCGGCATCTACTACGCGGTCACCGGCTCGTTGCCGGGGATTCGGGTCGAGCCGTGGTACGTCCTCCTGAAGCGACTCAACCCCCTCGAGGCCTACCGCGTCCTCGCCGGTGCCGTCCTCGACCAGCGGGTAGACGGAGTCCCGGAATTCCCACTCGAGGACGTTCCCGCGAGCGCGCCGCCCGAAACGCTCGAACTTTCCAACCGGCTCGCAGGAGATGTCCCGTTCTACCTCGCGGACTGGTTCTCCGTGCTCGTGTTGCTCGCGTGGGGGCTCGTTCCCGTCGTCGTGGGCTACTGGCGGTTCGAGGACGCGGATCTCGGGTAA
- a CDS encoding ABC transporter ATP-binding protein, giving the protein MPAIQTDDLTKRFDDVAAVDGLDLHVEDGDVFGFLGPNGAGKSTTIDMLLDYVRPTAGTATVLGMDAHEESEALRERIGVFPDGISLYDRLTGRRHLEFAIEWADAADDPDAILDRVGLDERDAARSVGDYSTGMQQRLALGMALVGDPDLLVLDEPSSGLDPNGIRRMRELVREEAANGTTVFFSSHVLGQVEAVCDRVGILSEGELVAVDTVEGLRRTVGTGSELRLRVTGDVDLDVAAIDGVESVRLADGILRVACSDPRAKARVVTRLTNAGIEILDVDSEEASLEDVFTAYTTDSNGFESETDETAVTEVPA; this is encoded by the coding sequence ATGCCTGCAATCCAGACGGACGATCTGACCAAACGCTTCGACGACGTCGCGGCCGTCGACGGCCTCGACCTGCACGTCGAAGACGGCGACGTGTTCGGCTTCCTCGGACCGAACGGTGCCGGCAAATCCACGACCATCGACATGCTGTTGGATTACGTGCGCCCGACGGCTGGAACCGCGACGGTACTCGGCATGGACGCACACGAGGAATCGGAGGCGCTCCGTGAGCGAATCGGCGTCTTTCCGGACGGAATCAGCCTTTACGACCGGTTGACTGGTCGCCGCCACCTCGAATTCGCGATCGAGTGGGCGGATGCGGCCGACGATCCGGACGCGATACTCGACCGCGTCGGACTGGACGAACGCGACGCGGCCCGTTCGGTCGGCGACTACTCAACGGGCATGCAACAGCGGCTCGCGCTGGGAATGGCGCTGGTCGGCGACCCCGACCTGCTCGTCCTCGACGAGCCGTCCTCGGGGCTCGACCCGAACGGTATTCGCCGAATGCGGGAGCTAGTCCGCGAGGAGGCCGCGAACGGGACGACGGTGTTCTTTTCGAGCCACGTTCTCGGCCAGGTCGAGGCGGTCTGTGACCGCGTCGGGATCCTGTCCGAGGGCGAGCTAGTGGCCGTCGACACCGTCGAGGGGTTGCGGCGAACGGTCGGGACTGGGTCAGAACTACGTCTTCGCGTGACCGGCGACGTGGACCTCGACGTGGCCGCCATCGACGGCGTCGAGTCGGTGCGGCTGGCGGACGGTATCCTCCGGGTCGCGTGTTCGGACCCGCGTGCAAAAGCGCGGGTCGTTACCCGGCTGACGAACGCCGGTATCGAAATCCTCGACGTCGACTCCGAGGAGGCGTCACTCGAGGACGTATTCACGGCCTACACGACCGATTCGAACGGTTTCGAATCCGAAACGGACGAAACTGCCGTCACGGAGGTACCAGCATGA
- a CDS encoding helix-turn-helix domain-containing protein, which yields MSLSDPAFDRMGIAELVTLAREAGVLGFEELACHGTGGIVQVAVERAIDEGRLAGLECVDWWEQIGESADDYRYVIAFTAPGLPESLGERADELVGTCEPDVTDRGTTLSLVGSQEAIAETLDEYESAGVSPELRKFGAYDGRDQPLDQLTDRQREMVRTAYEMGYYEVPRTVTTEDVAAELDVDPSTVAEHLQRAERNLLGQYL from the coding sequence GTGTCACTCAGCGACCCCGCGTTCGATCGGATGGGGATCGCGGAACTCGTTACGCTCGCTCGCGAAGCGGGGGTTCTGGGGTTCGAGGAACTCGCGTGTCACGGGACCGGCGGGATCGTCCAGGTTGCGGTCGAGAGAGCGATCGACGAGGGCCGGCTGGCCGGCCTCGAGTGCGTCGACTGGTGGGAGCAGATCGGGGAGTCGGCCGACGACTACCGATACGTAATCGCGTTTACTGCACCGGGCCTCCCCGAGAGCCTCGGGGAGCGGGCGGACGAGCTGGTCGGAACCTGCGAACCCGACGTGACCGATCGGGGTACCACGCTCTCCCTGGTCGGATCGCAGGAGGCGATCGCCGAAACCCTCGACGAGTACGAAAGCGCGGGCGTTTCGCCGGAGCTGCGGAAATTCGGGGCGTACGACGGCCGCGATCAGCCGCTGGACCAACTGACCGACCGCCAACGGGAGATGGTCCGGACCGCCTACGAGATGGGGTACTACGAGGTGCCGCGAACGGTGACGACCGAAGACGTCGCCGCCGAACTCGACGTCGATCCGTCGACGGTCGCCGAGCATCTCCAGCGGGCCGAGCGGAACCTGTTGGGACAGTACCTGTGA
- the merB gene encoding organomercurial lyase, producing the protein MTDNPCPRDSPADDREHDLEPMSDRWIPESQPLEAPLPDDVRAALGRLLGGGSVETLDEWVTAVRRRTGGGPITVDDLCHAGEETAHWGEIEGERYHFRCFYDAVILSALTETPVTIRTESPDGMVIEARSVGTAELTVSPDEAVFSFGVDETVAPPADGEPSRADIYAAVCPSVRAFPDLEAYERWAATVPVATVAMPLAGATDLAAELVA; encoded by the coding sequence ATGACGGACAACCCGTGTCCCCGCGACAGTCCCGCCGACGACCGGGAGCACGACCTCGAACCAATGTCCGATCGCTGGATCCCCGAGTCGCAGCCTCTCGAGGCACCGCTCCCTGACGATGTCCGAGCCGCGCTGGGACGACTCCTCGGCGGGGGGTCGGTCGAGACGCTGGACGAGTGGGTCACCGCGGTCCGTCGTCGAACCGGCGGTGGACCGATCACAGTCGACGATCTGTGCCACGCCGGAGAGGAGACGGCTCACTGGGGCGAGATCGAGGGAGAGCGATACCACTTCCGGTGTTTCTACGACGCGGTGATACTGTCGGCGCTCACGGAAACGCCGGTCACGATTCGAACGGAGAGTCCGGACGGAATGGTGATCGAAGCGCGATCCGTGGGGACCGCCGAGCTGACAGTCTCGCCCGACGAGGCAGTGTTTTCGTTCGGCGTCGACGAGACCGTCGCACCGCCAGCGGACGGCGAGCCGTCACGCGCGGACATCTACGCCGCAGTCTGCCCGTCCGTCAGGGCCTTCCCGGACCTCGAGGCGTACGAACGGTGGGCGGCGACCGTCCCGGTGGCAACCGTCGCGATGCCGCTCGCGGGTGCCACGGATCTAGCGGCCGAACTCGTCGCGTGA
- a CDS encoding copper-translocating P-type ATPase has protein sequence MEDHDRRSEDDQGPADTGGDGDRSDRVEESLLEDEAADAERGRDEIRDRQEHGGDQAEADAQDHGGHEAGGDHDHGGDHGDGGMHAGHETMFRRRFFVSTLLSIPVLLYSETLQEWLGFSVPAFPGSEWINPVFAVIVFAYGGVPFLRMAAPELRDRTPGMMTLISMAITVAFVYSLASVVFPTQSAFFWELVTLIDIMLLGHWIEMRSVRRASSALDELAQLMPDTAERITDEGETEEVPASELEEGNLVLVRPGASVPADGVLEEGESDVDESMITGESTPVGKEPGDEVIGGTVNGDGSLRVRISATGEETTLAGIMRLVEEAQESKSQTQMLADRAAGWLFYVALGAAVVTAVAWTIATGFESTVIERVVTVLVIACPHALGLAIPLVVAINTSLAARNGMLVRDRIAMEQARTLDTVVFDKTGTLTEGEQGVVDIATVDGVSEEDALRLAATVEGDSEHMIARAVREAAEERGVSRGSATEFEALKGRGVRATVDGERIHVGGPNLLSELEGDVPADLERFADRAGENARTVVYLIRDGEPVAAFALADVIREESYRVVDALHELGLEVAMLTGDSEDVARAVAADLGIDTVFAEVLPEDKDEKITELQEQGKSVAMVGDGVNDAPALTRADIGIAIGSGTDVAVQSADIILVQNNPMDVVRLVKLSRASYRKMKQNLVWAAGYNVFALPLAAGVLAPIGILLSPAVGALLMSLSTVIVAINAQFLRRVDLSVPSLPGVSAPKEPRPAD, from the coding sequence ATGGAGGACCACGACCGCCGAAGCGAAGACGATCAGGGGCCAGCGGATACCGGAGGCGACGGTGACCGGTCGGACCGGGTCGAGGAGTCGCTACTCGAGGACGAGGCCGCCGACGCCGAGCGGGGACGCGACGAGATCCGCGACCGGCAGGAGCACGGCGGAGACCAGGCCGAAGCGGACGCTCAGGATCACGGCGGCCACGAGGCCGGCGGTGACCACGATCACGGCGGCGACCACGGCGACGGCGGCATGCACGCCGGTCACGAGACGATGTTTCGGCGACGGTTTTTCGTCTCGACGCTGCTCTCGATCCCCGTCCTCCTCTACAGCGAGACGCTTCAGGAGTGGCTCGGCTTTTCGGTGCCGGCGTTCCCCGGCAGCGAGTGGATCAATCCCGTCTTCGCGGTGATCGTCTTCGCCTACGGTGGCGTTCCATTCCTCCGAATGGCCGCCCCGGAACTGCGCGATCGGACGCCGGGGATGATGACGCTCATCTCGATGGCGATCACCGTCGCGTTCGTCTACAGCCTCGCGAGCGTCGTCTTCCCCACCCAGTCGGCGTTCTTCTGGGAACTCGTCACGCTGATCGACATCATGCTGCTCGGCCACTGGATCGAGATGCGAAGCGTCCGCCGGGCCTCGAGCGCGCTCGACGAACTGGCCCAGCTCATGCCGGACACGGCCGAGCGGATCACCGACGAGGGCGAGACGGAGGAGGTTCCGGCGAGCGAACTCGAGGAGGGGAACCTCGTCCTCGTCCGACCGGGCGCGAGCGTGCCCGCCGACGGCGTCCTCGAGGAGGGCGAGTCGGACGTCGACGAGTCGATGATCACCGGCGAGTCGACGCCCGTCGGGAAGGAGCCCGGCGACGAGGTGATCGGCGGGACGGTAAACGGCGACGGCAGCCTCCGGGTTCGAATCAGCGCGACGGGCGAGGAGACGACGCTGGCGGGGATCATGCGCCTCGTCGAGGAGGCACAGGAGAGCAAGTCCCAGACGCAAATGCTGGCCGACCGGGCTGCGGGATGGCTGTTCTACGTCGCCCTCGGCGCGGCCGTCGTCACGGCCGTCGCGTGGACGATCGCGACGGGGTTCGAGTCGACGGTGATCGAACGGGTCGTCACCGTCCTCGTCATCGCCTGTCCGCACGCGCTCGGGCTGGCGATTCCGCTCGTCGTCGCGATCAACACCTCGCTGGCGGCCCGAAACGGGATGCTCGTCCGGGATCGGATCGCGATGGAGCAGGCTCGCACCCTCGATACCGTCGTCTTCGACAAGACCGGAACGCTCACCGAGGGCGAGCAGGGCGTGGTCGATATCGCGACCGTCGACGGCGTCTCCGAGGAGGACGCCCTGCGACTCGCCGCGACCGTCGAAGGCGACTCCGAACACATGATCGCTCGAGCGGTTCGCGAAGCGGCCGAGGAGCGCGGCGTCTCGAGGGGATCCGCCACGGAGTTCGAGGCGCTGAAAGGGCGCGGGGTTCGCGCGACAGTGGACGGTGAACGGATCCACGTCGGCGGCCCGAACCTGCTCTCGGAACTCGAGGGTGACGTGCCCGCGGACCTCGAGCGCTTCGCCGATCGGGCCGGCGAGAACGCCCGGACTGTGGTCTACCTGATCCGCGATGGCGAACCCGTCGCCGCCTTCGCCCTGGCGGACGTGATCCGCGAGGAGAGCTACCGCGTCGTCGACGCGCTCCACGAACTCGGGCTCGAGGTGGCGATGCTGACCGGCGATTCGGAAGACGTGGCCCGCGCGGTCGCGGCCGACCTCGGGATCGATACGGTCTTCGCGGAGGTGCTGCCCGAGGACAAGGACGAGAAGATCACGGAGCTCCAGGAGCAGGGCAAGTCGGTCGCGATGGTCGGCGACGGGGTTAACGACGCCCCGGCGCTCACGCGAGCCGACATCGGCATCGCGATCGGCAGCGGGACGGACGTCGCGGTCCAGTCGGCGGATATCATCCTCGTCCAGAACAACCCGATGGACGTCGTTCGACTCGTGAAACTGAGCCGGGCGAGCTACCGGAAGATGAAGCAGAACCTCGTCTGGGCCGCGGGGTACAACGTCTTCGCGCTCCCGCTCGCTGCGGGCGTCCTCGCTCCGATCGGGATCCTCCTCTCGCCGGCCGTCGGCGCGCTGCTCATGTCGCTCAGTACGGTGATCGTCGCGATCAACGCGCAGTTCCTCCGGCGCGTGGATCTCTCCGTGCCGAGCCTCCCGGGGGTCTCCGCACCGAAGGAACCGCGGCCGGCGGACTAA
- the hisG gene encoding ATP phosphoribosyltransferase, with translation MRIAVPNKGRLHEPTIDLLERAGLHLENGADRKLYADTVDPDVTVLFARAADIPEYVADGAADLGITGFDQVQEARVDNVSELLDLEFGRCRLVLAAPEDGDIDGIEDLAGKTVATEFPNITADFFADTGVEPDIVEVSGATELTPHVEMADAIVDITSTGTTLKMNRLAVVEDVLSSSVRLFGRDDVLDEPKVGEVRTALSSVKSAEGKRYLMMNVPRDRLEDVRDVIPGLGGPTIMDIADDEEDGAMVAVHAVVNERDVFETITEVKGAGASDILVTEIERLVE, from the coding sequence ATGCGAATCGCCGTTCCCAACAAGGGCCGCCTGCACGAGCCGACGATCGACCTCTTAGAGCGGGCGGGGCTCCACCTCGAGAACGGTGCCGACCGAAAGCTCTACGCGGATACCGTCGATCCCGACGTGACAGTGCTGTTCGCCCGCGCGGCCGACATCCCGGAGTACGTCGCCGACGGCGCGGCCGATCTCGGGATCACGGGGTTTGACCAGGTGCAGGAGGCGAGAGTCGACAACGTTTCGGAACTGCTCGACCTCGAGTTCGGCCGGTGCCGGCTCGTTCTAGCAGCACCCGAAGACGGCGATATCGACGGTATCGAGGATCTCGCGGGCAAGACCGTCGCCACCGAGTTCCCGAACATCACCGCGGACTTCTTCGCGGACACCGGCGTCGAGCCCGACATCGTCGAGGTTTCGGGCGCGACCGAGCTCACGCCCCACGTCGAGATGGCCGACGCGATCGTCGACATCACGAGCACCGGGACCACGCTGAAGATGAACCGACTGGCCGTCGTCGAGGACGTGCTCTCGAGTTCGGTCCGGCTCTTCGGTCGGGACGACGTCCTCGACGAGCCGAAAGTCGGCGAAGTCCGAACTGCGCTCTCCTCCGTGAAGAGCGCCGAGGGGAAGCGCTACCTGATGATGAACGTTCCCCGGGACCGACTCGAGGACGTGCGCGACGTGATTCCGGGACTCGGCGGGCCGACGATCATGGACATCGCAGACGACGAGGAGGACGGGGCGATGGTCGCCGTCCACGCCGTCGTCAACGAACGGGACGTCTTCGAGACGATCACCGAGGTCAAGGGAGCCGGCGCGAGCGATATTCTGGTCACCGAAATCGAGCGACTGGTCGAGTGA
- a CDS encoding DUF7344 domain-containing protein: MTIHPDRTTAGSDRFHLGSDGAMGRRPLPRETVRHVVDSDRRREVIRCVLAADDPIALQTLVGRLADAEHDPTVGTTIHQLRQRIHTSLRETHLPLLEEHDIVRYDRVRNLVASAANCAAFESLLEFESLERPIAARLE, from the coding sequence ATGACGATCCACCCAGATCGAACGACGGCCGGTTCGGATCGGTTCCACCTCGGTAGCGACGGCGCGATGGGACGTCGCCCGCTCCCGCGAGAGACGGTCCGCCACGTGGTCGACAGCGACCGTCGACGCGAGGTGATCCGCTGCGTACTCGCCGCGGACGATCCGATCGCATTGCAAACGCTGGTCGGACGACTCGCCGACGCCGAACACGATCCGACGGTTGGGACGACGATCCACCAACTCCGCCAGCGCATCCACACCTCGCTGCGTGAAACCCACCTTCCTCTCCTCGAAGAACACGATATCGTCCGCTACGATCGGGTGCGGAACCTCGTCGCGTCGGCGGCGAACTGTGCCGCGTTCGAGTCACTCCTGGAGTTCGAATCGCTCGAGCGACCGATCGCCGCCCGGCTCGAGTAA
- a CDS encoding TATA-box-binding protein produces MTDPKDTINIENVVASTGIGQELDLQSVAMDLEGADYDPEQFPGLVYRTQNPKSAALIFRSGKIVCTGAKSTDDVHESLRIVFDKLRELQIQVNEDPEIVVQNIVTSADLGRNLNLNAIAIGLGLENIEYEPEQFPGLVYRLDEPEVVALLFGSGKLVITGGKKPVDAEHAVDKIVSRLEDLGLLE; encoded by the coding sequence ATGACGGATCCGAAGGATACCATCAACATCGAAAACGTGGTGGCGTCGACCGGTATCGGCCAGGAACTCGACCTTCAGAGCGTCGCAATGGACCTCGAGGGGGCCGACTACGACCCCGAGCAGTTCCCCGGTCTCGTCTACCGAACCCAGAATCCCAAATCCGCCGCCCTGATCTTCCGCTCCGGAAAGATCGTCTGTACCGGCGCGAAGAGCACCGACGACGTCCACGAGAGCCTGCGCATCGTCTTCGACAAGCTCCGCGAACTCCAGATTCAGGTCAACGAGGACCCCGAGATCGTCGTCCAGAACATCGTCACCTCGGCCGATCTGGGCCGGAACCTCAACCTGAACGCGATCGCCATCGGACTGGGACTGGAGAACATCGAGTACGAGCCCGAGCAGTTCCCCGGCCTCGTCTATCGACTCGACGAACCGGAAGTCGTCGCCCTGCTCTTTGGCTCCGGGAAGCTCGTCATCACCGGCGGCAAGAAGCCGGTCGACGCCGAACACGCCGTCGACAAGATCGTCTCCCGGCTCGAGGACCTGGGCCTGCTCGAGTAA